The region AGAAGTAGGTAGGGGAGAGCGGGGAGAAGTGGGacacgaattttttttttcagggtaattgcaatatcttttttatttgatgtatgaACTGAACCAAACTAGTCTTAACAAATAAAGCAGTTTTTGGGGCACCGAATCCACCCCCTAAGATTGACagaatgttttaataaagtatatatttcttGGTTTAAAAGGAACCCTGCTACTGGGGTAAAGTGGGACAAGTGTGGGACAAGTGGGACAAGTGTGCGGGAGAAGCGGGATATTTGGGGGAGATGTGGGACTATATAAAAACAACTCCAAATCtagttaaatattaatttgagcaaactttgattttaaagttaagtttagtttaaataaaacgcGGCAGAGGAGTAATGGTAGAGCGCTTGGCTTGTAAAAGAGAGGTTTGACTCCCACCACTTCcggggtggccacataaaatttttataagaaaaagaggatattagaggattttagaggagacTTTGCATTTAATTTAGAGGACTTTCTCGCAAAActacaaaattttgaataaaaatagaggATTTTTTATACaggtttaacgtccatgtttcCACATAACTGGGGTTTGGACAAGGGTCAACaatgtcattttttatgttagatGACACGGATtcgctaaaaataattttttacgaCCCAATCCTTATTTCAGATGTTACCCAGTTTTGCAGACCAtgaattttgaacattatactaccatcaagaaataaaaaaataaaaaagaggagTTAAAGAGGAGATTTGATcacatttttaacttcttaGAGGATAATTAAGGATTTTAGAggaggtttttgaaaaaaaggacattagaggattttagaggagatgTGGCCACCCTGACGCCTCTGGaagtaccacgctcaacttaGTTTCTTCGCGCAGCGGGCCTTGTTTGTAAAGGTTTGTGTTTCCGAGTTAAAgggttgagagagggttgtaaccacaataaaaaaaaaatatttaaaaatgcgtagcctcctcgactgaaATGGCCCCCTTGgagagataaaaaatagaaaaaaaatcaaattatcaaTGCCTTTTTCAATCAACTTAAGAttacatttttagaattaaaatttctttgttaaaaaaagataaaagttattttacatttaagatGCCAAAGTTCACTTGGAAAATGATTTCAGCTTTTGTTCTTGATGTTGTTCCAGCAAGCGGTTGAGGCAGGACTGCTTTTATATCATCAATATTCACACTACGAATGTCATTAATTCTAGGTTTGAcaaatttagaagtttttttattctggCATTTCAGGAAGCTGACCTCAACATCAAAATTTTAGTCTATTTCTTTCTGCACTATGCCTACATAATAAGAAATGGTGTTTTTACTACAAACCTCGCAAAGAACATAATCACTGACACTCACATTTTGAATAACGCTAAAAGAAACTGTTTCCAATTCTTCTTCAAACTCTAGTGAGTAACAATTAGCAGAAACatcatttgttattttgttgaaatCTACATCAAGGTCACTGTTCGATTTCCATAAAATGTTTTTCCTCACATTTTTGGATTTTAGAaggacaatttttttacctttttgtttgtttaatacttcattttttattcttaaaatctCTGGTGTTGATGTGGCTATCATACACTTTTCCTTTTTACGTCCACGTCTTAAAATCTTACGAGAAGGTGCctgcaaaatataaattatagtattatataattatagaatttaaagaaaacctAAACTaagaatattaagtttaaattaccTTTGGATAACCTCGTACAATCTCAGGAGAAAATAcaattaagttttcttttactgCTTAATGTTGCACACCCAAACCTGATATATCTGAAAGAATAGCACTTGTATTATATTTCTCGCATGAACCTTCGTTGCATGGTTCTTGAGGCACATCTCTATCTGTAACAACTGCTTCATGTTGCACATCCAAACCTGAGATATCTGAAGGAATAGCAGTTGTAGTCGATTTCTCACACGAGCCTTCACTGCATGGTTCTTGAGGCACATCTCTATCTGTTACAACTGatggtaaaaaaatatcatcCCCATATACATGTCTATCATAAGGCCAAATTCCATTCACACAAAATCCTGACATAATATTTGTTGGTGTGGAAGATTTTTCCCATGCTTGTCGAATGAGACTGGCCATCTCATAAATTGTAATGGCTTGCCTTGGATTGCTAAGCATCCAGCTATTGGCAGCtgcattaaaatatgttttcattaGACCAAAAACAGACCTATCTAAAGGTTGTGTCTTATGTGAAGTATGTGGTGTCAAAGTCATCATACAAACATTGTTCCTTTTACATACTCAAGTGACTGTAGTGAAAGGTGGCTTTCATGATTATCTGtaatcaataaaactttgtgaTCGGCTGTTGGGGGAGCAaacttaacaaaatgttttaaaacatctaTAAATATTTCAGCATTCATCCATCCAGATTGATTGGCTAATCCAATAGAACCTTCTGATGCTACTCTCATTAGTGagtttctaaataattttcttggAAAAACAATAACAGGGGGTATTGCTACACCAGC is a window of Hydra vulgaris chromosome 15, alternate assembly HydraT2T_AEP DNA encoding:
- the LOC136092254 gene encoding uncharacterized protein LOC136092254 translates to MLSNPRQAITIYEMASLIRQAWEKSSTPTNIMSGFCVNGIWPYDRHVYGDDIFLPSVVTDRDVPQEPCSEGSCEKSTTTAIPSDISGLDVQHEAVVTDRDVPQEPCNEGSCEKYNTSAILSDISGLGVQH